CTTCAGGCGGCTCACGCGCACCCCCTGGGACTCCCACAAACGGCGCACCTCGCGATTGCGTCCCTCCATCACCACGCAGTAAAACCAGCGGTTTCTACCCTCGCCGCCGCTTTCGACAATATCGGTAAAGCGCGCTGAGCCGTCATCCAATAGCACCCCTTTAAGCAGGCGTCGCTTCATCTCCTCATCCACATCTCCCTGGATGCGCACAAGGTATTCGCGATCGATCACCGATGAGGGGTGCATCAACTTATTGGCCAGCTCGCCACTATTGGTAAACAGCAGCAGACCACTGGTGTTGAAATCCAGGCGGCCAACGGATATCCAGCGGCCGGTTTTCAGCCGGGGCAGGCGGTCGTAAACCGTGGGGCGCCCTTCCGGATCGTGGCGCGAGCAGATTTCGCCGACAGGTTTGTTGTATAGGATTACCCGGCAGCGGTTTTCCCCGCTGGAGGGCAAGCCCTGGCCATCAAATTCAATATGATCCGCACCGGTCACCCGTTCGCCGAGTTCCGCTACTTTTCCGTTAACGGTCACGCGACCCGCATCGATCGCGCGCTCCATCTCACGCCGCGACCCCAGGCCGCTGCGCGCTAATACTTTTTGCAATTTTTCGCCTGCTGGCGAGGTGCCATCACTCATGGGGTGGTGTTTTCCGCTTGCACTACTTCTTGGGAATCTTCATCGACATCGCTACTTCCCGGCTCCTCTTGATCGATTGCAGCCTCAGTGTCGATATCACCAAACAGGCTGCTTTTGGGCAGTGTTGCCGCGATAGGGGCTTGTGGCTCCCTAACGTCGTCGTCCTGTTCAATTTCGCTTTCATGTTCTTTTTCCGGAGTTGACTCCTCCTCGGCGTCAACACTCAAAGGCTCAGAAGCCTCTGGGCTTTCAGACTGCGTCTGCGCCAACTCCCATTCATCTTCCGGCGCCGCACCCCCGATCTCTTCTTGCGCCTCTGTGGACAACTCAGCTACTGCCACATCATCACTTTCGGCAGCTTCGGTCTCTATCTCGGGCTGCTCGGCATCGGTCTCTAGCTGTATATTGGCCTCCGCAGCGATTTCCTCAAGCGCTGCAGCGACCCGGGCGTCCTCCTCAGCATCGGTATCCGTTTCCGCATCTTCAGATTCCTCCTGCTCCTCACTTTCCAGTGCGCCGGCCTCCTCTTCCGTTTCCACACTCGCCTGCTCGCCCTCTGAAAGCTCCTCTCCCTCAGCGGCGAGTGCAGCCGCGATTTCCTCGGGGGGGAGCCCCTCTGATTCGAGAATCT
The DNA window shown above is from Microbulbifer variabilis and carries:
- the rluB gene encoding 23S rRNA pseudouridine(2605) synthase RluB; this encodes MSDGTSPAGEKLQKVLARSGLGSRREMERAIDAGRVTVNGKVAELGERVTGADHIEFDGQGLPSSGENRCRVILYNKPVGEICSRHDPEGRPTVYDRLPRLKTGRWISVGRLDFNTSGLLLFTNSGELANKLMHPSSVIDREYLVRIQGDVDEEMKRRLLKGVLLDDGSARFTDIVESGGEGRNRWFYCVVMEGRNREVRRLWESQGVRVSRLKRVRYGSVFIPSHVRVGQWIEMEPREIDDLCITAGLPKLGQRPLTQGEKQNLERQRRKLRKSPVPAQRRNKS
- the scpB gene encoding SMC-Scp complex subunit ScpB — translated: MTIAPELLRRILEGALLASAQPLSEEKLLSLLDEEERPSATTLRDVLGEIAESCAGRGFELKKVASGWRFQVPEDLAPWVNRLWEEKAQRYSRATLETLAIIAYRQPVTRGDIEEIRGVAVSSQIVRTLLDRGWIKVVGHRDVPGKPSLYATTRDFLDYFNLSSLDDLPTLAEIRDIESLNKILESEGLPPEEIAAALAAEGEELSEGEQASVETEEEAGALESEEQEESEDAETDTDAEEDARVAAALEEIAAEANIQLETDAEQPEIETEAAESDDVAVAELSTEAQEEIGGAAPEDEWELAQTQSESPEASEPLSVDAEEESTPEKEHESEIEQDDDVREPQAPIAATLPKSSLFGDIDTEAAIDQEEPGSSDVDEDSQEVVQAENTTP